TCCAATTCATCCTGTGGGTCATCTTTGAAAGCATTGACGGCGACAACGACCGGCACCCCATGCGCTCGAACGTTGGAGACATGTTGCTCCAGATTGGCCAATCCTTTCGAGAGGGCTTCCCGATTCGGACCCGTGAGACTCGAAGGCAAGGCAACGCCTGCCTTGGCAATGCCTCCGCCGCCATGGAGTTTCAGCGCCCGTAATGTAGCCACGACCACTGCCAGTGTCGGAGCCAATTCCGATGCGCGACATTTGATATTGAAAAACTTTTCGGCCCCAAGATCGCTACCGAAACCCGCCTCCGTTATGACGAAGTCCGCGCATCTCAGCGCAATTGCGTCGGAAATGATCGAACAGTTGCCATGCGCGATGTTACCGAAAGGCCCCGTATGGACGAATGCCGGAGTCCCTTCAAGAGTTTGAACCAGATTCGGCATGAGGGCGTCTTTTAGGAGAACAGCCATCGATCCCACGCAACGGAGCTCTTCGGCCGTGACCGGCGTACCGGCCCTTGTCACCCCTACGAGTATTCGCCCGAGCCGCTCGCGGAGATCGCGTTGGTCCTTCGCTAACGCCAGCACCGCCATCACTTCTGAAGCCTCGGTGATGACGAATTGCCCTGGACGTCTGTCCGGTTTTTCACCCAACATGATCTTCCGGAGAGCGCGATCGCTAATACTCAAGGTCCGAGGCCACGTAATCTGTTGAGGATCGATTGAGAGAGTATTGCCATGGAACAGATGATTATCGAGGAAGGCGGAGAGCAGATTGTGGCTGACAACCACAGCATGGGCATCCCCAGTCAGGTGAAGGTTGATATCTTCCATCGGGGCGACTTGGGCACGTCCTCCACCAGTCCCTCCTCCTTTCGCCCCAAAGACAGGACCGAGCGATGGCTGCCTGAGAGTAAGCGCGGCACGATACCCTAGCCGCGAGAGTCCCATGGCAAGACCTATCGACGTCGTGGTCTTTCCCTCTCCCAAAGGTGTTGGGTTCATTGCTGTGACCAGAACATACCGCCCCTTCGGGGCAGTCATAAGCCGATCCAATACCTGCGGTGAGACTTTCGCCTTATCCCGTCCGTAGAGGGTGAGCTCTTCGGCACGTATCCCAAGCAGAGAGCCGATTTCAACAATGGGGCGCAAGGTACCGGATTGGGCGATCTCGATATCGCTCAAGAGGCGCTCATCATGCTTTGTCTATGTGGTAGACAACAGCAGAGGCAGTTGGCAGCGATTGGAAGCAAGTTATCGTGCTCAAAGTGAAGACGATTCAACTATCGAGAAGACAGAACCAAGTCTGTAGAACATCGATTAAGGTCTGAACTGCCCGCTACTCTAAGATGTACTTGGTTGGGTCAAGTGCCTGGCCGTTCAATTTCACCATGTAGTGCAGGTGGGGTCCGGTGGACAGTCCTGAGCTCCCAACAAGCGCAATGACATCGCCACGCTCGACCCTCTGGCCTTCCTTTACCAAGGCCTTCGCAAGGTGTCCGTAAAGCGTTTCAACTCCGAATCCGTGATCCAGTCGGACGATGTTCCCAAGCTTGGGATCATAGCCTATGGACGTAATTCTTCCTTGGGCTGGAGCATGGACCGGAGTGTTCGGGGCGGCCCCGATGTCCAATCCATCATGCCACGCAGGCTTCTCCGTGAAAGGTGAAATTCGCGGGCCAAATCCCGACGTTATCCAGCCCTTCACCGGCCAAATTGAGGGCGTCGATGCCCAGCGAGACGAACGCTGCTCAGCCGCTTGTGACAATTCGTCAAGGATAAGTTCCTGTACAGTTGCTTGTCTTGAAAGCCATTCCAGACCTTCTTTCACTGATGCAACGGCCCGGAGGTTATCTCGAGATGACCCTAGGCCGACGGTAGAGGAGCGTTCCTGATCGCCTTCGGATATCTGCCTTGGGGAACTGGATGAAGGCCCTGGTTCGTTTCCACCGGAAATCGTGTTTCCTCCTCCTTCTGGGATCGGTACCTCTTCTCCACCTCTGCCGTTTGCCATATCACCCGTCTTAGGAACTTCTATACCCAGCATGACTCGAAGCCTTTGATTAACCTCATTCATCGCCCCAAGACGCTTCTTCAAATCATCAACGGCGGTTGAGAATGCCGCAGTCTGCTCTCGTGCACTCATGGCTTCAGTACGGAAAGCCGTTAGCTCCCAAACCTCTCCTGTTCTGATGACATAATGTGAAACCACGAGGAGATCGGCAAGGATGACCACACCCAGACAAACCAGCAATCGACGAAGGAGTTTCCTCGAAAAGCTGAAGCGGATGGGCTTTGCGGTGGAACCTCGAAACACTACAACGGTAAAGGCGTCGTTGTCTTGAAGATTCGTTTGACCCATGACCTTCGTCCCCCGTGCCTATGGTATCTGGTTAGGTATCTCTGAACCAGCCTTGGAAACTATTCGATTGATTCCTCTTGGTCGACCTTAAGGATAATGTTTTGAAGAGATAGTTTCAACCACATCATCTAGGATGTCTCTTGGTGAACCCACTCAAGATAAGGTGGAAACCCATTACTCACCGGAACCGCTATTATTTCCGGGACCTTGTACGAATGAATCTTCCGTATTGTTTCTTCGAGCGCATTGAATTTATCAGAAGTTGTCTTGATCAGAAGCAGTGACTCCTGGTCATTCATTATCTTTCCTTCCCACCAGTAAGTTGAGCGCACTGTCGGAATCGTCGAAGCGCAAGCTGCGAGGCGGGAGCGTACCACTTGGTCGGCAATCTTACCCGCTTCATCTTGGCTTGCTGCTGTGACCATGACAACCAGCACCTGGATCGGTTCAGCCACCATAGGGTGACCAGAATACCCAAGCCTTTCTCTACAATTCAACGTGATCCTTCCATCGGAACAACTAACTCCCAACCCACTGGGTTGATGCTGAGCAACATCCGTGCCTTATCAATTAAGGCCCATGAAGAACATTGTGTTTATTTACAATGACTTATGACTTCAACTTCGATTGAGGATGTTGGTCTGGGGCAAGCGATTGTATGGTAAACGTGGCGGTCAAACAATTTTTTGGACACGCTGTTCAAAACTGACCATTTCTAGCATTGCACGACCCGCCCACGAGGTGATCAAAGACCAACTCTTATATCTTCCCCATCTTTGCTATCTCCAAGAAGTAATGAGCAAATGTCTTCATTCCTCCCAAGGCCTGGCCCCAGTCGTAATATTCGTTGGGAGCGTGATATCCATGCTCGGGCAGACTCAGACCTATGAAAAGGATCGGCACCTTCCAGGCTTTCTGCATGGCGACCACTGCACCGATTGATCCTCCTTCTCGCACAAAGGCGGGATCCCTGCCAAACCCAGCCGTTACGGCGCGTTTCACACAATCTACGTAAGATCCGTCAAAACTGCCCTTGAAGGGATGGAGCAAGCCCTCTCGCTCAACCTTCACGCTTGGATTGACCTTGGCAACATGCGCTTTGAACAGGGCAAACATTCTTTCGGGTACTTGGTTGGGAACCAGGCGCATGCTGACCTTGAGTTCCGCATGACCTGGCACAATCGTTTTAACACCCTGTCCGTGATATCCCCCGCTGAGTCCATGGATCTCGAAGGTGGGAGATGCCCAGATCCGTGTCATGATCTCCGCAGGATTCTGCGTACGAAGCGACCGAAACCCATAAGCTTTCTTGAAACGTTCCACTTCGAAGCCAGACTTGAGGAAATTCTTGATCTCGCTCTTCGTGGGCCCGATCACATCGTCATAGAAACCCGGTATCTTTACCCTGCCGGTCCTGGCATCAACGCAGGTGTTCGCCACTTCGATCAATTCAGCCAATGGATTGCGAGCCGCTCCTCCGGTCACACCTGAATGTGCGTCTTTGGCTCCGGTACGCAGGATGAGGCGTGCACCCACCAAGCCCCGCAAGCCGTATGGCACAGCAGGTCGCCCCTTGGCAATCCAGATCGTATCGGACACAACCACGGAATCCGGTCGCGGAATCACGCTAGGGTGTCTAAGCCCGGCGGCAAAGTGTGGACTTCCAATCTCTTCTTCCAGTTCCCACAAGAATCGGATGTTGATCGGCCAACCTTGTTCGATGGCAAATCGAGCGCCGAACATCGCCGTGAGAGCCGGCCCCTTGTCATCGGTCGCTCCGCGCCCTCGATAGATGCCGTTTTCATTCTTAAAGGTAAACGGCGCCTGCCTCCATTCCGGCTCCTGCGCCGGTTGCACGTCCAGATGGTTGTAGATGGTGACAGTCGGATACTGGCCGCCTGTGGTCCATCCTCCGGAGACAATTGGGTATCCTCCTGTCTCTACGACTTGCACCTTGGCATCCAGTCCGGCCAGGTACTGCCTCGCAAGGTCAGCCATCCGTCGCATATCACCCGCACGGGATGATTCCATACTGATTGACGGCACCTCCACCATCTGTCCCAACAGATCCTCAAACCT
This region of Nitrospira sp. genomic DNA includes:
- a CDS encoding M23 family metallopeptidase, which gives rise to MGQTNLQDNDAFTVVVFRGSTAKPIRFSFSRKLLRRLLVCLGVVILADLLVVSHYVIRTGEVWELTAFRTEAMSAREQTAAFSTAVDDLKKRLGAMNEVNQRLRVMLGIEVPKTGDMANGRGGEEVPIPEGGGNTISGGNEPGPSSSSPRQISEGDQERSSTVGLGSSRDNLRAVASVKEGLEWLSRQATVQELILDELSQAAEQRSSRWASTPSIWPVKGWITSGFGPRISPFTEKPAWHDGLDIGAAPNTPVHAPAQGRITSIGYDPKLGNIVRLDHGFGVETLYGHLAKALVKEGQRVERGDVIALVGSSGLSTGPHLHYMVKLNGQALDPTKYILE
- a CDS encoding divalent-cation tolerance protein CutA encodes the protein MVAEPIQVLVVMVTAASQDEAGKIADQVVRSRLAACASTIPTVRSTYWWEGKIMNDQESLLLIKTTSDKFNALEETIRKIHSYKVPEIIAVPVSNGFPPYLEWVHQETS
- a CDS encoding M20/M25/M40 family metallo-hydrolase, with the protein product MVSERRLRKFVSESRPRFEDLLGQMVEVPSISMESSRAGDMRRMADLARQYLAGLDAKVQVVETGGYPIVSGGWTTGGQYPTVTIYNHLDVQPAQEPEWRQAPFTFKNENGIYRGRGATDDKGPALTAMFGARFAIEQGWPINIRFLWELEEEIGSPHFAAGLRHPSVIPRPDSVVVSDTIWIAKGRPAVPYGLRGLVGARLILRTGAKDAHSGVTGGAARNPLAELIEVANTCVDARTGRVKIPGFYDDVIGPTKSEIKNFLKSGFEVERFKKAYGFRSLRTQNPAEIMTRIWASPTFEIHGLSGGYHGQGVKTIVPGHAELKVSMRLVPNQVPERMFALFKAHVAKVNPSVKVEREGLLHPFKGSFDGSYVDCVKRAVTAGFGRDPAFVREGGSIGAVVAMQKAWKVPILFIGLSLPEHGYHAPNEYYDWGQALGGMKTFAHYFLEIAKMGKI
- a CDS encoding formate--tetrahydrofolate ligase, whose translation is MSDIEIAQSGTLRPIVEIGSLLGIRAEELTLYGRDKAKVSPQVLDRLMTAPKGRYVLVTAMNPTPLGEGKTTTSIGLAMGLSRLGYRAALTLRQPSLGPVFGAKGGGTGGGRAQVAPMEDINLHLTGDAHAVVVSHNLLSAFLDNHLFHGNTLSIDPQQITWPRTLSISDRALRKIMLGEKPDRRPGQFVITEASEVMAVLALAKDQRDLRERLGRILVGVTRAGTPVTAEELRCVGSMAVLLKDALMPNLVQTLEGTPAFVHTGPFGNIAHGNCSIISDAIALRCADFVITEAGFGSDLGAEKFFNIKCRASELAPTLAVVVATLRALKLHGGGGIAKAGVALPSSLTGPNREALSKGLANLEQHVSNVRAHGVPVVVAVNAFKDDPQDELDWVREQSLKMGAASAAISTHWVDGGKGAEQLAAAVVKTSERPAHFKHLYELSWPIRKKIETIATRMYGAAGVTFGPEAERQIETAEALGYGGLPVCMAKTPLSLSHDPGLKGRPTGFMVPIRELRILGGAGFVTAVCSGIQLMPGLPKKPAGERINLDPKSGKIVGLS